The following are from one region of the Paenibacillus sp. JZ16 genome:
- a CDS encoding GbsR/MarR family transcriptional regulator: MGLYHLDDERQAAVHKIRKRVIENIGRNMDLYGIPLSTGHLYGLLYFADKPMNLDEMGQEMKMSKTSMSTGVRTLLDYKMVNKVWEKGSRKDLYEVEYDWYQSFVDFFDIKWRKSVESNILVLRKALDETEKLRKAHEDDEELTAVLQEDQAKMREAVAYYKWLERLIDTFVDGEIFNYVPKEPPEGKS; the protein is encoded by the coding sequence ATGGGCTTGTACCATTTAGATGATGAACGGCAGGCAGCCGTGCATAAGATTCGTAAGCGTGTCATTGAAAATATTGGACGGAATATGGATTTGTACGGCATTCCACTCTCAACGGGACATTTATACGGATTGCTTTATTTTGCGGATAAACCGATGAACCTCGATGAAATGGGACAGGAAATGAAGATGAGCAAGACCAGCATGAGTACAGGCGTGCGGACGTTGCTCGATTATAAAATGGTAAACAAGGTGTGGGAGAAGGGTTCCCGCAAGGATTTGTATGAAGTGGAGTATGACTGGTACCAGAGCTTTGTGGATTTCTTTGATATTAAGTGGAGAAAATCGGTGGAGAGCAACATTCTGGTTCTGCGCAAAGCGCTCGACGAAACGGAGAAGCTCCGTAAAGCACATGAAGATGATGAAGAACTGACAGCGGTGCTGCAAGAGGATCAGGCGAAGATGCGTGAGGCCGTTGCTTATTATAAATGGCTGGAACGATTGATTGATACTTTTGTGGATGGCGAGATCTTTAATTATGTGCCGAAAGAGCCGCCAGAAGGCAAATCCTGA
- a CDS encoding ABC transporter permease: MPKIPLASWVDSLVEWMGDVFSGFFDAISFIIENIVQLFTDLFMLPHPYLFIVILAVIAYLLGRLPLTLFTAIGFLLIDNLGYWSQTMSTLSLVITAALISVILGVPLGIWAAYSKSASRVIIPVLDFMQTMPAFVYLLPAVTFFSLGVVPGVIASVIFAIPPTIRLTRLGIMQVSGELTEAADAFGSTSGQKLFKVQLPLAMPTLMAGINQTIMLSLSMVVIASMIGAQGIGAEVYRAVTQLQIGKGFEAGLAVVILAIVLDRFTQNIFKTKKRGA, translated from the coding sequence ATGCCTAAGATCCCTCTCGCAAGCTGGGTTGATTCCTTGGTCGAATGGATGGGAGACGTCTTCTCCGGATTCTTTGACGCCATCTCCTTCATCATCGAAAACATCGTGCAGCTGTTTACGGATTTGTTCATGCTGCCTCATCCGTATCTGTTCATTGTCATCCTGGCCGTCATTGCCTACCTATTAGGCCGTCTGCCGTTGACTTTGTTCACAGCCATCGGTTTTCTGCTCATCGATAACTTGGGTTACTGGTCACAGACCATGAGCACGCTCAGCCTGGTTATCACAGCAGCCTTAATCTCCGTTATACTGGGTGTTCCGCTGGGTATATGGGCGGCCTACAGCAAGTCGGCATCCCGCGTGATCATACCGGTTCTTGATTTTATGCAAACTATGCCGGCATTTGTGTACTTGCTCCCTGCCGTTACATTCTTCAGCTTGGGCGTGGTTCCCGGGGTTATCGCTTCGGTTATTTTCGCCATACCGCCAACGATTCGCTTGACCCGTCTTGGCATTATGCAAGTATCCGGTGAACTGACGGAGGCTGCAGATGCATTCGGTTCGACTTCCGGACAAAAATTGTTCAAGGTTCAGCTTCCGCTGGCCATGCCAACCTTGATGGCCGGCATTAACCAGACCATCATGCTGTCCTTGTCGATGGTCGTCATCGCTTCGATGATCGGTGCCCAAGGTATCGGTGCCGAGGTCTACCGGGCCGTAACGCAGCTGCAAATTGGTAAAGGTTTTGAAGCTGGCTTGGCTGTCGTCATTTTGGCGATTGTCCTTGACCGCTTTACACAAAATATATTTAAAACGAAAAAAAGGGGTGCTTAA
- a CDS encoding glycine betaine ABC transporter substrate-binding protein, whose protein sequence is MKKQKFWLLLSLAAILVLSACGNGGTDGTTDKGAEGGSTASLGEQVKHEIIGIDPGAGIMKATAAAIEEYGLTDWKLVEGSGAAMTATLNKAIKNEDPIIITGWTPHWMFSKYDLKYLEDPKKVFGEAEEIHTVVRLGLKEDHPDAYKFLSNFKWTSDDMGQIMTAIQEGQDPEAAAKEWADNNAEKVDAWLEGVQPVDGKTFKFSYVAWDSEIASTNLLKVIMEDKLGYKVEALQVEAGPMWTGVANGDVDATVAAWLPLTHADYWDKFKDQVEDLGANMEGVKTGLVVPSYVEANSIEDLK, encoded by the coding sequence TTGAAGAAACAGAAGTTTTGGTTGCTGCTCAGCTTGGCTGCTATTCTGGTTCTGTCTGCTTGCGGAAATGGCGGAACGGATGGAACGACGGACAAAGGGGCTGAAGGCGGTTCAACTGCTTCCCTCGGTGAACAAGTGAAACATGAAATCATCGGTATTGATCCAGGTGCAGGCATTATGAAGGCGACCGCAGCGGCTATTGAGGAATATGGATTGACCGACTGGAAACTGGTCGAAGGCTCCGGAGCTGCCATGACGGCAACCCTTAACAAAGCCATTAAGAATGAGGATCCGATCATTATTACCGGTTGGACTCCGCACTGGATGTTCTCCAAGTATGACCTGAAGTATCTGGAAGATCCGAAGAAAGTATTCGGTGAAGCGGAAGAGATTCACACCGTTGTCCGTCTTGGACTGAAAGAAGATCATCCGGACGCTTACAAGTTCCTAAGCAATTTCAAATGGACGTCCGACGATATGGGTCAGATTATGACGGCGATTCAAGAAGGCCAAGACCCTGAAGCTGCCGCGAAGGAATGGGCAGACAACAATGCGGAGAAAGTCGACGCCTGGCTCGAAGGCGTTCAACCCGTTGACGGCAAAACCTTCAAATTCAGTTATGTCGCTTGGGATTCCGAGATCGCCAGCACCAATCTGCTGAAAGTGATCATGGAAGACAAGCTCGGATACAAAGTTGAGGCGCTTCAAGTCGAAGCAGGCCCAATGTGGACCGGCGTTGCCAACGGAGACGTGGATGCAACCGTAGCAGCATGGCTTCCGTTGACGCATGCAGACTACTGGGATAAGTTCAAGGACCAAGTCGAAGACCTTGGCGCTAACATGGAAGGCGTGAAAACCGGCCTGGTGGTTCCGTCTTACGTGGAAGCAAATTCTATTGAGGATTTGAAGTAA
- a CDS encoding GNAT family N-acetyltransferase, with the protein MSIRSARPQDAAAAVRLLYDALHDVAHQLTGEDSEEKVLEVLEQYFRADEGRLSYRQAAVKEIDGEVAGIIVAYGGDQAAELDRPILDRLRKLKNDPSAALDKEADEDEYYIDTLSVSPRFGGKGIGSALIDHAENRAKELTYRKIALAVVTDNHRAHSLYDRRGYKTDKEIMINGHVYYHMVKPV; encoded by the coding sequence ATGAGCATCAGATCAGCTAGACCACAGGATGCAGCTGCAGCGGTAAGGCTGCTGTATGACGCACTGCACGATGTGGCGCATCAATTAACAGGGGAAGATAGTGAAGAGAAAGTGCTTGAAGTGCTGGAGCAATATTTCCGGGCAGACGAGGGCAGGCTCAGTTACCGTCAGGCTGCCGTGAAAGAGATCGACGGCGAGGTAGCGGGCATTATCGTTGCTTACGGCGGGGATCAAGCGGCCGAATTGGATCGTCCGATTCTGGATCGTTTGCGGAAGCTTAAGAATGACCCTTCCGCAGCGCTGGACAAAGAGGCAGACGAGGATGAGTATTATATCGATACGTTATCCGTTTCTCCGCGGTTTGGAGGAAAGGGAATCGGTTCGGCGCTCATCGATCATGCAGAGAACCGGGCAAAGGAGCTTACGTATCGTAAAATTGCTCTCGCTGTGGTAACGGACAATCATCGCGCCCATTCTTTGTACGACAGAAGAGGATATAAAACGGATAAGGAAATCATGATTAACGGGCATGTTTATTATCATATGGTCAAACCCGTATAG
- a CDS encoding LacI family DNA-binding transcriptional regulator has protein sequence MANIKEIAKLAGVSVSTVSRVLNNHPYVREDKRTRVLETMKQLKYARNMNAVHLITGKTMNIAIMLPFINHAYFSLLMEGAGQEALAASYRLILCQTGYAPDKEVEVLEMLRNREIDGIIILSSAVTPKQIEAYCAYGPIVCCQDAGERLFSSIYINHAEAFRSAMQFLIKRGHRRIGFTVGRLDSPSTRARQVAYKEVLKEIGEPYRQEWILDGCIDLEDGAAIMDRLSAMEERPSSLLVTGDHVAAGLIYEAEKRGLSIPQELAVIGFDNQPIGKMLGLTTIDNRLFDMGSEAFKMLYAHIQGERKEPIRKELAFELIERSSV, from the coding sequence GTGGCTAACATTAAAGAGATTGCCAAGCTGGCAGGCGTATCGGTCTCAACGGTATCCCGGGTGCTGAACAACCATCCCTATGTCAGGGAAGATAAGCGGACACGCGTGTTGGAGACCATGAAACAGTTGAAATACGCCCGGAATATGAACGCGGTTCATCTGATTACAGGGAAAACGATGAATATTGCTATCATGCTGCCGTTTATTAATCATGCCTACTTCTCCTTGCTGATGGAGGGAGCCGGCCAAGAAGCGCTTGCCGCTAGCTATCGCCTAATCCTGTGCCAAACCGGGTATGCGCCGGACAAGGAAGTGGAAGTGCTGGAGATGCTGCGAAACCGCGAGATTGACGGCATTATTATTTTATCATCGGCCGTAACTCCGAAACAGATCGAGGCCTATTGTGCTTATGGACCGATTGTATGCTGTCAGGATGCGGGTGAACGATTATTTTCTTCTATATATATAAACCATGCTGAGGCATTTCGCAGTGCCATGCAATTTTTGATAAAGCGGGGGCATCGACGCATCGGCTTCACGGTGGGAAGACTGGACAGTCCGAGCACGAGAGCACGCCAAGTGGCATATAAAGAAGTCCTTAAAGAGATCGGGGAGCCTTACCGCCAGGAATGGATTTTGGATGGCTGTATCGATCTGGAAGACGGTGCGGCAATCATGGATCGGCTGTCCGCTATGGAGGAACGTCCAAGTAGTTTATTGGTAACGGGTGACCATGTGGCCGCGGGTTTGATCTATGAAGCTGAGAAGAGAGGACTCTCCATTCCGCAAGAGCTCGCTGTCATTGGCTTCGATAACCAGCCGATCGGCAAAATGCTGGGTCTCACCACGATTGATAACCGACTCTTTGATATGGGTTCGGAGGCCTTCAAGATGCTGTATGCGCATATTCAAGGGGAGCGGAAAGAGCCGATTCGCAAGGAGCTTGCCTTCGAGCTGATCGAACGTTCATCGGTATAA
- a CDS encoding prenyltransferase: MDALEQFKKASRIKVIPVMLIPVALGALGAYVWTGEFHIGLFLLTLIGSGAAHLFSNMVNDLWDYKNGTDTEAQEHVDAISTNSGFLTKGVWSLRKFEIVTWMLFGIAALSGIILSLISGWWAFIFGGLGGLIAYFYVAPPIQFGYRGKGFSEIAILLSFGILPVMGAYYVQTSHMDVRALLLSLPIGLLTTLILFNHHFLHWQADRQAGKKTLVVVWGEKRALSFSRVLLLLACLSLIACVLAGALPPYALIALLTMIPLYLVYGRLKDNNRSEAYLPLMGASTMTTMRCGGVLILSLIIQGIIQTL, translated from the coding sequence GTGGATGCCCTTGAACAGTTTAAAAAAGCTTCCCGAATCAAAGTGATTCCCGTTATGCTGATTCCGGTTGCTTTAGGAGCACTCGGGGCTTATGTATGGACAGGTGAATTTCATATCGGCCTCTTTTTATTGACCTTGATCGGGAGCGGCGCTGCCCATCTGTTCTCCAATATGGTGAATGATTTGTGGGACTATAAGAACGGAACGGACACGGAAGCGCAGGAGCATGTAGATGCGATCTCCACGAATTCCGGTTTTCTTACGAAGGGCGTCTGGTCGCTCCGTAAATTCGAGATCGTTACCTGGATGCTGTTCGGGATTGCGGCGCTGAGCGGTATTATCCTTAGTTTGATCAGTGGTTGGTGGGCCTTCATCTTTGGCGGACTTGGCGGTCTGATCGCTTATTTCTATGTCGCACCGCCGATTCAATTCGGATACCGCGGCAAGGGTTTCAGCGAGATTGCGATTTTGCTATCCTTTGGTATTTTGCCGGTGATGGGCGCATACTACGTTCAAACCTCTCATATGGATGTTCGGGCGCTGCTGCTGTCACTGCCCATTGGGCTGCTGACAACGCTGATTTTGTTTAATCATCACTTTTTGCATTGGCAGGCGGATCGTCAGGCCGGGAAGAAGACCCTGGTAGTGGTATGGGGTGAAAAAAGAGCGCTGAGCTTCTCGAGAGTTCTGCTGCTGCTGGCCTGCTTGTCTTTGATAGCCTGCGTATTGGCCGGGGCGCTCCCGCCTTACGCATTGATTGCACTGCTTACGATGATTCCGTTGTATCTTGTCTATGGAAGACTGAAGGACAACAACCGTTCCGAAGCGTATTTACCACTGATGGGTGCGTCTACGATGACCACCATGCGCTGCGGCGGCGTGCTGATCCTGTCATTGATCATTCAAGGAATCATTCAGACTTTGTAA
- a CDS encoding Tm-1-like ATP-binding domain-containing protein — MKTVAIAGTFDSKGAEFSYVKSVIESLGLKTFTIHSGVFEPMFKPDVSNDEVAAAAGVDIREIAARKDRAAGTEALAQGMGKIVPRLYAEGKFDAMLSFGGTGGTSIVTAGMRALPIGVPKLMVSTVASGNTAPYVGTSDIIMFPSIVDVSTKIFTNAAHAIAGMVQFESAPPVDKKPLVAATMFGVTTPCIDYARAHLELHGYEVLVFHATGTGGQTMESLIEAGYIDGVLDLTTTEWCDELVGGVLAAGPHRLEAAGRCKVPQVVSTGALDMVNFGPYETVPEIFRERNLYKHNPSVTLMRTTVGENRQLGEKIAEKLNGSQGPTVLMLPLKGVSMLDVEGESFHGPEEDKMLFDTLRQRIDRKNVELIEMNTDINDQAFAVAAADKLMELMKRQ, encoded by the coding sequence GTGAAGACGGTAGCTATTGCGGGGACATTTGATTCGAAGGGTGCTGAGTTTTCATACGTTAAATCCGTCATCGAGAGCTTGGGGCTAAAGACGTTTACGATCCATAGCGGTGTGTTTGAACCGATGTTCAAGCCGGATGTATCCAACGACGAGGTTGCAGCGGCAGCTGGAGTAGATATACGTGAGATCGCGGCCCGGAAGGACCGGGCGGCAGGGACTGAAGCGTTGGCTCAAGGGATGGGAAAAATTGTACCGAGGCTGTATGCAGAGGGCAAATTCGACGCCATGCTGTCATTCGGCGGTACGGGAGGTACTTCGATCGTCACAGCAGGCATGAGGGCATTGCCGATCGGCGTTCCGAAACTGATGGTGTCCACGGTCGCATCCGGCAATACAGCGCCTTATGTGGGGACAAGTGATATTATCATGTTCCCGTCCATCGTGGATGTATCCACCAAAATATTCACGAACGCGGCACATGCGATCGCCGGTATGGTTCAGTTCGAATCGGCGCCCCCGGTGGATAAAAAGCCGCTGGTTGCAGCGACGATGTTTGGAGTCACGACGCCTTGCATCGATTATGCCAGGGCGCATCTGGAGCTGCATGGTTACGAAGTGCTTGTATTTCACGCAACAGGTACGGGCGGACAAACGATGGAAAGCCTCATTGAGGCCGGATATATAGACGGTGTGCTGGATTTGACGACAACGGAATGGTGCGATGAGCTGGTGGGCGGCGTTTTGGCGGCTGGTCCGCATCGGCTGGAAGCAGCCGGTCGCTGCAAGGTACCGCAGGTTGTATCGACCGGAGCGCTGGATATGGTCAATTTCGGTCCATATGAGACCGTGCCGGAGATATTCCGGGAACGGAATCTGTACAAGCATAACCCCTCGGTTACGTTGATGCGGACCACGGTTGGGGAGAACCGACAGCTTGGCGAGAAGATTGCAGAGAAGCTGAATGGTTCGCAAGGGCCTACGGTGCTGATGCTCCCTTTGAAGGGCGTATCGATGCTCGATGTAGAAGGGGAATCATTCCATGGACCTGAAGAGGATAAGATGCTGTTTGATACTTTAAGACAACGCATAGATCGTAAGAACGTTGAGTTGATCGAGATGAATACGGACATTAATGACCAAGCTTTTGCCGTGGCTGCAGCCGATAAGCTGATGGAGCTGATGAAACGGCAGTGA
- a CDS encoding alpha/beta hydrolase — protein MVSMSSRMVEIADFPSVNLGNTRSLYVYLPPSYHENTDKHYAVLYMHDGQHVFSADERGGSWDMHVTADRLVSEGRMQEIMIVGIATVPHQRLNEYFHDNPRMHEVFDPPFAGERYELFIIEEVIPYINQNFRTLRGPQHTAMMGSSAGGIVTYNIGFRRPDVFGSIAVMSPYFVKAHFDAQGELKEHPFYERYGTHPNLKIWLDMGGAEGVFMEKYAREEAERLIQDGFVPGEDLMLFLDQGAAHSQSDWAGRAQAPLLYFFGDIGEPASIKLHGDGVVGVNGPVKQLNPVITYDSGFVQSLMNGTYHVEEPELLTLLPDGTMKPRTSGSTRVTLQMGSLSADKEITIVEQLPELVKITIQVKVPPSTPASSTIYAGFEIPYCGDGIYRGSAMVPHGLSFTFKVSRGFGLHEKIGDPEVKRRSFTASSEMELFYEVEDWDT, from the coding sequence ATGGTCAGTATGTCCTCAAGAATGGTAGAAATTGCAGATTTTCCATCGGTTAACTTAGGCAATACCCGAAGTTTGTATGTATATCTTCCACCCAGTTATCATGAGAATACGGATAAGCATTATGCCGTACTCTATATGCATGACGGGCAGCATGTATTTTCAGCGGATGAGAGAGGCGGTTCCTGGGATATGCACGTCACCGCGGATCGGCTGGTTTCCGAGGGACGAATGCAGGAGATTATGATCGTTGGCATCGCAACGGTTCCTCATCAAAGACTGAATGAATACTTCCATGACAATCCAAGGATGCATGAGGTGTTTGATCCCCCGTTTGCCGGCGAACGCTACGAATTATTTATTATTGAAGAAGTTATACCCTATATCAATCAGAACTTTCGCACGTTGAGGGGCCCTCAGCACACGGCCATGATGGGTTCGTCTGCGGGCGGGATCGTTACCTACAATATAGGCTTTAGAAGACCGGACGTGTTCGGAAGTATAGCGGTCATGTCTCCTTATTTCGTCAAAGCTCATTTTGATGCTCAGGGAGAGCTTAAGGAACATCCCTTTTATGAAAGATACGGGACGCATCCCAATCTTAAGATATGGCTTGATATGGGCGGCGCGGAAGGGGTCTTCATGGAAAAATACGCACGGGAGGAAGCAGAACGTTTGATCCAAGACGGGTTTGTGCCTGGGGAAGATCTCATGCTGTTCCTTGATCAGGGAGCGGCTCACAGCCAAAGCGACTGGGCAGGCAGAGCGCAAGCGCCGCTGCTGTATTTTTTCGGCGACATTGGAGAACCAGCCTCGATAAAGCTGCATGGAGATGGCGTCGTAGGGGTGAACGGACCCGTCAAGCAACTGAACCCGGTCATTACATACGACAGCGGATTTGTGCAATCGTTGATGAACGGAACCTACCATGTCGAGGAGCCGGAATTGCTCACGCTGCTGCCGGACGGAACGATGAAGCCTCGAACATCCGGCAGTACCCGGGTTACGCTGCAGATGGGAAGCTTGAGCGCAGATAAAGAGATTACGATCGTGGAACAATTGCCTGAGCTTGTGAAAATCACGATTCAGGTGAAGGTACCGCCTTCCACACCGGCTTCCTCCACGATCTATGCTGGATTTGAGATTCCGTACTGCGGAGATGGCATATATAGAGGAAGTGCAATGGTACCTCATGGCTTGTCTTTTACGTTCAAGGTATCAAGAGGGTTTGGACTGCACGAGAAGATCGGGGATCCTGAAGTTAAACGGCGTTCTTTTACAGCATCGTCTGAGATGGAGCTGTTTTATGAGGTTGAGGACTGGGATACTTGA
- a CDS encoding DUF6081 family protein — translation MEQQSVFGDFHSILSETGTWKIGGFPLPDGSFWEYREPNAVVIVRNGILYVRAPLSRQNDQIQILDNAKHMYYSNEEVEVPESGEVTFELQIRARTQGTVPGDLYDGYVSLNLLDFSTGAALDFFASNDKYASVYAVLPFPGVQVPESDKTRYFCIFKEEDTHFTPREFNTYKITYNRAEDEAIFYVNGEEIRREKNIPIKFNKFTIALGIMTEKDLTPQGSVSVHGQTVIAEYSPVTVTIKE, via the coding sequence ATGGAACAACAAAGCGTTTTTGGTGATTTTCACTCTATCCTGTCCGAGACCGGGACTTGGAAGATCGGTGGTTTTCCGCTGCCGGACGGTTCATTTTGGGAATATCGCGAGCCGAATGCAGTCGTGATCGTCCGCAACGGAATCCTGTACGTGCGGGCGCCGCTCAGCCGCCAGAATGATCAAATCCAAATTCTCGATAATGCCAAGCATATGTATTATTCCAACGAAGAGGTGGAAGTGCCGGAATCCGGTGAGGTCACGTTCGAGCTGCAGATTCGGGCACGCACCCAGGGTACGGTTCCCGGCGACTTGTATGACGGCTACGTATCGTTGAATCTGCTTGATTTCAGCACGGGCGCAGCACTGGACTTTTTTGCCTCGAACGACAAGTATGCCAGCGTGTATGCCGTCCTGCCATTCCCGGGCGTGCAGGTGCCGGAATCGGACAAGACCCGCTACTTCTGCATTTTCAAAGAGGAAGATACGCATTTTACACCGCGGGAATTCAACACGTACAAAATTACGTATAACCGTGCCGAGGACGAAGCGATCTTCTACGTGAACGGCGAGGAGATCCGCCGGGAGAAAAACATCCCGATCAAGTTTAATAAGTTCACCATCGCTTTGGGGATCATGACCGAAAAAGACCTTACGCCGCAGGGCAGCGTATCCGTGCATGGACAAACCGTCATTGCCGAATATTCTCCCGTGACGGTAACGATAAAAGAGTAG
- a CDS encoding quaternary amine ABC transporter ATP-binding protein: protein MAILQVNKVSKLFGANPEQGIQLLEQGWSKARIAKEKNITVGVNRVSFDIHEGEIFVIMGLSGSGKSTLVRLLNRLIEPTSGEILIHGKDLRKMNKEQLREVRRKKISMVFQKFALFPHRSVVENVEYGLEIQKVHKSKRHEAAMKSLELVGLKGWEEKMPDQLSGGMQQRVGLARALANDPEILLMDEAFSALDPLIRRDMQDELIELQDKMKKTIVFITHDLDEALRIGDRIALMKDGSIVQIGTPEEILTQPANDYVERFVEDVDLSKVLTASRVMRRPETITMDRGPRVALELMRERGISNLFVIDRSKKLLGVITAEDASDAMKNNRKLADILITDGPSVGPDTLLNELFEITSMAKVPLAVVDENGRLMGVIVRGAVLGALAGESKSEEVTQDA from the coding sequence TTGGCTATTCTGCAAGTTAACAAAGTCAGCAAGTTGTTCGGCGCGAATCCGGAACAAGGGATTCAATTGCTGGAGCAAGGCTGGAGTAAAGCGCGAATTGCGAAAGAGAAGAACATAACGGTTGGCGTTAACCGTGTCAGCTTCGATATTCACGAAGGCGAGATTTTTGTCATCATGGGGCTGTCAGGCAGCGGTAAATCTACATTGGTCCGTTTGCTAAATCGGTTGATTGAACCAACATCGGGCGAAATATTGATCCACGGCAAAGATCTCCGAAAAATGAACAAGGAACAGCTGCGTGAAGTACGACGCAAAAAAATCAGCATGGTGTTCCAGAAATTCGCCTTGTTCCCTCATCGTTCGGTTGTAGAGAATGTGGAGTACGGATTGGAAATTCAAAAGGTACACAAAAGCAAGCGGCACGAAGCAGCCATGAAGTCGCTTGAGCTTGTAGGCTTGAAGGGCTGGGAGGAAAAGATGCCCGATCAGCTTAGCGGCGGGATGCAGCAGCGTGTCGGGCTAGCCCGCGCACTCGCTAATGATCCCGAGATTCTGCTAATGGATGAGGCCTTCAGCGCACTGGATCCGCTCATTCGCAGAGACATGCAGGACGAATTGATCGAGCTCCAGGATAAAATGAAAAAAACCATCGTGTTCATCACGCATGACCTGGACGAAGCTCTTCGAATCGGCGACCGCATTGCCTTGATGAAGGACGGTTCGATCGTGCAGATCGGAACGCCGGAAGAAATCTTGACCCAGCCTGCCAACGATTACGTTGAGCGGTTCGTGGAAGATGTGGATCTGTCCAAGGTGCTTACCGCTTCACGCGTTATGCGCCGTCCGGAGACCATTACGATGGATCGTGGACCTCGCGTTGCGCTGGAGCTTATGCGTGAACGGGGAATCTCGAACCTGTTCGTCATCGACCGTTCCAAGAAGCTGCTTGGCGTCATTACGGCCGAAGATGCTTCGGATGCCATGAAAAATAACCGTAAGCTTGCGGATATACTCATCACGGATGGCCCGAGTGTTGGACCCGATACATTGCTAAATGAATTGTTTGAAATTACGAGCATGGCTAAAGTACCGTTGGCCGTTGTGGATGAGAATGGCCGATTGATGGGCGTTATCGTCCGCGGTGCTGTACTTGGTGCCCTGGCCGGAGAAAGCAAAAGCGAGGAGGTGACGCAAGATGCCTAA
- a CDS encoding phosphoenolpyruvate hydrolase family protein, with protein MAMQIRTEVLAKLKSEVAAGKVLLGAGAGTGISAKSAEAGGVDLIIIYNSGRYRMAGRGSLAGLMAYGDANQIVVDMGNEVLPVVKHTPVLAGVCGTDPFRIMDIFLKQLQEQGFAGVQNFPTVGLIDGVFRANLEETGMGYDLEVEMIRKAHELGMVTTPYVFDVDQAKKMAEAGADILVAHMGLTTKGTIGAKTALTLDDCVDKIQAICDAGKAVNPDIMILCHGGPIAEPEDAAYVLSRTKGVEGFFGASSIERFATEVGIKQQTEAFKNISK; from the coding sequence ATGGCCATGCAAATCAGAACAGAAGTATTAGCAAAATTAAAATCAGAGGTAGCAGCGGGTAAGGTGTTATTGGGAGCGGGAGCAGGAACAGGGATTTCGGCCAAGAGCGCCGAAGCCGGCGGCGTAGACTTGATCATTATTTATAACTCGGGCCGTTACCGGATGGCGGGGCGCGGCTCGCTCGCAGGATTGATGGCGTACGGGGATGCGAATCAGATCGTGGTGGACATGGGGAATGAGGTGCTGCCGGTCGTTAAGCATACGCCGGTATTGGCGGGGGTTTGCGGCACGGACCCGTTCCGGATCATGGATATTTTTCTGAAGCAGCTTCAGGAGCAAGGCTTTGCGGGCGTGCAGAACTTTCCGACGGTGGGCTTGATTGACGGCGTATTCCGGGCGAATCTGGAAGAGACGGGCATGGGTTATGATCTTGAGGTTGAGATGATCCGGAAGGCTCATGAGCTGGGTATGGTGACCACCCCATATGTGTTTGATGTCGATCAAGCGAAGAAGATGGCCGAAGCCGGAGCCGATATTCTGGTTGCCCATATGGGACTTACCACCAAAGGTACCATAGGCGCGAAAACGGCACTGACGCTCGACGATTGCGTGGACAAGATTCAAGCGATCTGTGATGCGGGTAAAGCCGTCAACCCGGACATTATGATTCTGTGCCATGGCGGTCCGATTGCAGAACCTGAAGATGCGGCGTATGTATTGTCCAGAACCAAGGGCGTGGAGGGATTCTTCGGAGCCTCCAGTATCGAGCGTTTTGCCACAGAGGTTGGCATTAAGCAGCAGACAGAGGCATTTAAGAATATCTCCAAATAA